One part of the Glycine soja cultivar W05 chromosome 11, ASM419377v2, whole genome shotgun sequence genome encodes these proteins:
- the LOC114374331 gene encoding probable calcium-binding protein CML25/26 — protein MRMNTEFERVLKYFDEDGDGKISPCELRNRLGMIGGELLAKDAEKLIEELDSDGDGFLSLEDFVKLMEAAGEDEKLKDLEEAFEMYNDTEMFGFITPKSLQRMLGRLGESKSMEQCTTMIGHFDLNGDGLLCFDEFRFERVLKYFDEDGDGKISPCELRNRLGMIGGELLSKDAEKLIEELDSDGDGFLSLEDFVKLMEAAGEDEKLKDLEEAFEMYNDTEMFGFITPKSLQRMLGRLGESKSMEQCTTMIGHFDLNGDGLLCFDEFRVMMQ, from the exons ATGAGGATGAACACAGAGTTTGAGCGTGTTCTTAAGTATTTTGATGAGGATGGGGATGGTAAGATTTCTCCATGTGAGCTTAGGAACCGGCTAGGCATGATTGGTGGTGAGTTGTTGGCCAAAGATGCTGAAAAGTTGATTGAGGAGTTGGATTCTGATGGTGATGGGTTTTTGAGTTTGGAAGATTTTGTGAAACTTATGGAGGCAGCTGGGGAAGACGAGAAGTTGAAGGATTTGGAAGAAGCTTTTGAGATGTACAATGACACTGAAATGTTTGGGTTTATTACTCCCAAAAGCTTGCAAAGGATGCTGGGTAGGTTAGGAGAATCAAAATCCATGGAGCAATGCACAACTATGATTGGCCACTTTGATTTGAATGGAGATGGCCTGCTTTGCTTTGATGAATTTAGA TTTGAGCGTGTTCTTAAGTATTTTGATGAGGATGGGGATGGTAAGATTTCTCCATGTGAGCTTAGGAACCGGCTAGGCATGATTGGTGGTGAGTTGTTGAGCAAAGATGCTGAAAAGTTGATTGAGGAGTTGGATTCTGATGGTGATGGGTTTTTGAGTTTGGAAGATTTTGTGAAACTTATGGAGGCAGCTGGGGAAGACGAGAAGTTGAAGGATTTGGAAGAAGCTTTTGAGATGTACAATGACACTGAAATGTTTGGGTTTATTACTCCCAAAAGCTTGCAAAGGATGCTGGGTAGGTTAGGAGAATCAAAATCCATGGAGCAATGCACAACTATGATTGGCCACTTTGATTTGAATGGAGATGGCCTGCTTTGCTTTGATGAATTTAGAGTAATGATGCagtga